One window of the Anaerobaca lacustris genome contains the following:
- the ggt gene encoding gamma-glutamyltransferase produces MRILYFIGLVLLVVTQPLTAYDRVTGKPFASRSRVIAQHGMAATSQPLATQVAIDVLKQGGSAVDAAIAANAVLGLVEPTGCGIGGDLYAIVWDAETQKLHGLNASGRSPYSLTLAHFQDRGLEYVPPRGALPVTVPGCVDGWFELHGRFGRLPMKAVLAPAIAYARHGFPVSDLIANDWQRSVPILEEYEGFKETFAPAPKAGEVFKNPRLAHTLEQIAERGRDAFYRGDIARTIDAFMKRVGGFLSYRDLADHTSEWIDPVSTDYRGYTVWELPPNGQGIAALQMLNILEGYDIQGMGFGSREYMHCFIEAKKLVFEDRAKFYADLAFNDIPVERLISKAYAAQRRKLIDPDRAARRYDAGNPALNEGDTIYLTVADGQGNLVSLIQSNYLGMGSGLAPDGLGFILQDRGALFSLEEGQFNTYAPHKRPFHTIIPAFITKDGEPFLSFGVMGGAAQPQMHVQIVVNLVDFGMDVQEAGDAPRILHLGSSQPTGQTMIDGGTVHLETGFDYEVVRALARAGHRIQVNVGDFGGYQAIRYDRRNQVYYGASESRKDGHAAGY; encoded by the coding sequence ATGAGAATTCTATACTTCATAGGGCTGGTTCTTCTCGTGGTGACACAACCGTTGACGGCGTATGACCGGGTGACCGGCAAGCCTTTTGCCAGCCGGTCGCGGGTGATTGCCCAGCATGGAATGGCCGCGACGAGCCAGCCTCTGGCGACGCAGGTCGCGATCGACGTCCTCAAGCAGGGGGGCAGCGCCGTCGATGCCGCCATCGCCGCCAATGCCGTGCTGGGGTTGGTCGAGCCGACCGGCTGCGGGATTGGAGGCGATCTGTACGCCATCGTCTGGGACGCAGAAACGCAGAAGCTCCACGGACTCAACGCCAGTGGGCGCTCGCCGTATTCGCTGACGCTGGCTCATTTCCAGGACCGCGGGCTCGAATACGTCCCGCCGCGAGGGGCGCTGCCGGTGACGGTGCCCGGTTGCGTCGACGGCTGGTTCGAGCTGCATGGCCGGTTCGGCAGGCTGCCGATGAAGGCGGTCCTCGCGCCGGCGATTGCGTATGCCCGCCACGGGTTCCCGGTCTCCGACCTGATCGCGAATGACTGGCAGCGCAGCGTGCCGATCCTCGAAGAATACGAGGGGTTCAAAGAGACCTTCGCCCCCGCCCCGAAGGCGGGAGAGGTGTTCAAGAACCCCAGGCTCGCCCACACGCTCGAGCAGATCGCCGAGCGGGGCCGGGACGCGTTTTACAGAGGCGATATCGCCCGGACCATCGACGCCTTCATGAAGCGGGTGGGGGGCTTCCTGTCGTATCGGGACCTGGCGGACCATACCTCGGAATGGATCGATCCCGTCTCGACGGACTACCGAGGCTACACGGTATGGGAACTGCCTCCCAACGGGCAGGGGATCGCCGCCCTCCAGATGCTGAACATCCTCGAAGGCTATGATATCCAGGGCATGGGGTTCGGCAGCCGGGAGTACATGCACTGTTTCATCGAGGCCAAGAAGCTCGTCTTCGAGGATCGCGCCAAGTTCTACGCGGACCTGGCGTTCAACGACATCCCCGTCGAGCGCCTGATCTCCAAGGCGTACGCCGCGCAGAGGCGAAAGCTCATCGACCCCGACCGGGCCGCCCGTCGCTACGACGCCGGCAATCCCGCTCTCAACGAGGGCGACACGATCTACCTGACCGTCGCCGACGGCCAGGGCAACCTGGTTTCGCTGATCCAGAGCAACTATCTCGGCATGGGTTCCGGCCTGGCCCCCGACGGCTTGGGCTTCATCCTTCAGGATCGCGGCGCACTGTTCTCGCTCGAGGAAGGTCAGTTCAACACCTACGCCCCTCACAAGCGGCCGTTCCACACGATCATCCCCGCCTTCATCACCAAAGACGGCGAGCCCTTTCTGAGCTTCGGCGTGATGGGCGGGGCGGCCCAGCCCCAGATGCACGTCCAGATCGTGGTCAACCTCGTCGATTTCGGCATGGACGTGCAGGAAGCGGGCGATGCCCCTCGCATCCTGCACCTTGGGTCCTCGCAGCCGACCGGCCAGACGATGATCGACGGTGGCACGGTGCACCTGGAGACCGGGTTCGACTACGAGGTCGTCCGTGCGTTGGCGCGAGCGGGACATCGGATTCAGGTGAACGTCGGAGATTTCGGCGGATACCAGGCGATTCGCTACGACCGCCGCAATCAGGTATATTACGGCGCATCCGAATCCCGCAAGGACGGGCATGCGGCCGGCTATTGA
- a CDS encoding DUF3472 domain-containing protein encodes MRKKSYLLVIVLAVLAGPAVGAMRVPGYTAYLEPDMRGARVSERSGVTRWTDPAVKVLWFGQIKTPGTLDGAVTMRLGQGATSKLRLTVAGRSREVTATGGGEEPVTVPFGSFEVAEAGYQRFTLESLNAPGEPAGDIEALVLDGPAAHEAHFNLKSRRNAASVHLVYPVEKDVKVAAFYCEMIGVAEPIWTYYMACGWHRGYFGMQVNSPTERRIIFSVWDSGDEAIDRDKVADENRVTLMGKGEGVYAGDFGNEGTGGHSHLKYMWKTGERQRFLVTAEPTDETHTVYSGYWFHPDNKRWMLISSWRAPKEGGYMRGLYSFSENFGGANGHLLRKARYGNQWIRTAEGRWIELTTARFSHDPTGKADRHDRFMGLEDGWFFLSHGGFVPGFTAYGESFTRPAAANPPTGIVLPD; translated from the coding sequence ATGAGAAAGAAGAGTTATTTGCTCGTTATAGTGCTGGCGGTGCTGGCCGGGCCGGCGGTCGGCGCGATGCGGGTCCCGGGGTACACGGCCTATCTCGAGCCGGACATGCGCGGGGCGCGCGTCTCGGAACGTTCCGGCGTCACGCGATGGACCGATCCGGCGGTGAAGGTTCTGTGGTTCGGGCAGATCAAGACGCCGGGCACGCTCGACGGCGCCGTGACGATGCGCCTGGGGCAGGGCGCAACGTCGAAGCTACGTCTGACCGTCGCGGGTCGGTCGCGCGAGGTGACGGCAACGGGCGGCGGAGAAGAACCTGTCACCGTTCCATTCGGCTCGTTCGAGGTCGCCGAGGCGGGCTATCAGCGTTTCACGCTCGAATCGCTGAACGCGCCGGGCGAGCCGGCCGGCGACATCGAGGCGTTGGTCCTCGACGGGCCGGCGGCGCACGAGGCGCACTTCAATCTCAAGAGCCGGCGCAACGCCGCCTCGGTGCACCTGGTCTATCCGGTCGAGAAGGACGTGAAGGTAGCGGCGTTCTACTGCGAGATGATCGGTGTGGCCGAGCCAATCTGGACGTACTACATGGCCTGCGGCTGGCATCGTGGGTACTTTGGCATGCAGGTCAACAGCCCGACCGAGCGGCGGATCATCTTCAGCGTCTGGGACAGCGGCGACGAGGCCATCGACCGCGACAAGGTCGCCGACGAGAACCGCGTCACGCTGATGGGCAAGGGCGAGGGCGTCTACGCGGGCGACTTCGGCAACGAGGGCACCGGCGGACACAGCCATCTGAAGTACATGTGGAAGACGGGCGAGAGGCAGCGGTTCCTCGTCACTGCCGAGCCGACCGACGAGACGCACACAGTCTATTCGGGCTACTGGTTCCATCCGGACAACAAGCGCTGGATGCTGATCTCCAGTTGGCGAGCGCCGAAGGAAGGCGGCTACATGCGCGGGCTCTACAGCTTCAGCGAGAACTTCGGCGGCGCCAATGGCCACCTGCTGCGCAAGGCCCGCTACGGCAACCAGTGGATTCGCACGGCTGAGGGCCGGTGGATCGAACTGACGACCGCGCGGTTCAGTCACGATCCGACGGGCAAGGCCGACCGGCACGACCGATTCATGGGACTCGAAGACGGCTGGTTCTTCCTCTCGCACGGCGGCTTCGTGCCCGGCTTCACCGCCTACGGCGAATCGTTCACCCGCCCCGCCGCGGCCAATCCTCCAACCGGCATTGTCCTGCCCGATTGA
- a CDS encoding vitamin B12 dependent-methionine synthase activation domain-containing protein, which produces MKTLSDIPFELDLVSIAKTVHVEPDSPDGRTLAELIETARRMARPKALYTEAFIDAKGAETVTVDGITFTSRMLRANLEPIERVFPFIATCGHEMDTADLPAGDFLVEFWWDAIKAVLLGTAIRHLNEHLKHRYALGRTASMSPGSGDVDVWPIEQQAELFALLGDVKGQIGVELTESFLMKPNKTVSGICFATEVDFHSCQVCRRKDCPSRGAPFDPHLWDQHQHG; this is translated from the coding sequence GGTCTCCATCGCGAAGACGGTGCATGTCGAGCCCGACTCGCCCGATGGCCGGACGCTGGCCGAGCTGATTGAAACAGCCCGGCGAATGGCTCGGCCGAAGGCGCTGTATACCGAGGCGTTCATCGACGCCAAGGGCGCCGAGACGGTGACGGTCGATGGGATCACGTTTACCAGCCGGATGCTCCGGGCGAACCTCGAACCCATCGAGCGGGTCTTCCCCTTCATCGCTACCTGCGGGCACGAGATGGACACGGCCGACCTGCCGGCGGGCGATTTCCTCGTCGAGTTCTGGTGGGATGCCATCAAAGCTGTCCTGCTCGGCACCGCGATCCGGCACCTCAACGAGCATCTGAAACATCGCTACGCGTTGGGCAGGACCGCCTCGATGAGCCCCGGCTCGGGCGACGTCGACGTCTGGCCCATCGAGCAGCAGGCCGAGCTGTTCGCGCTGCTCGGCGACGTGAAAGGGCAGATCGGCGTCGAGCTGACCGAGTCGTTCCTGATGAAGCCCAACAAGACCGTATCGGGCATCTGCTTTGCGACCGAGGTGGACTTCCACAGTTGTCAGGTCTGCCGCCGCAAGGACTGTCCCTCGCGTGGCGCCCCCTTCGACCCGCACCTCTGGGACCAGCACCAGCACGGCTGA
- a CDS encoding PTS sugar transporter subunit IIA — MPYRSMTVKELARMLGADARRLERMAQRGEIPCQKVGGELRFNRAEITEWLQQNMGSMTGNHLAEVDAGMTAERQKPQSEALVRPLLRPEAVTAQLNSRGKNSLLRELVALAGRTGLVYDDQALLEALMAREEMCSTAIDGGIAIPHPRRPLPYEIADSVLVVAKAGGGVVFGAPDGKLTDLFFLTASQDDVHHLHILARLCRMFHDDGWVERLRACQMSDEMIDLLIEREAEVIAQSA, encoded by the coding sequence ATGCCCTATCGCAGCATGACGGTCAAGGAGCTGGCGCGGATGCTGGGCGCCGACGCCCGCCGGCTCGAACGCATGGCCCAGCGCGGAGAGATTCCCTGCCAGAAGGTCGGCGGCGAGCTGCGTTTCAACCGGGCCGAGATCACCGAATGGCTCCAGCAGAACATGGGCTCGATGACGGGCAACCACCTGGCGGAAGTCGACGCGGGCATGACGGCCGAGCGGCAGAAGCCGCAGAGCGAGGCACTCGTGCGCCCGCTGTTGCGGCCGGAGGCGGTGACGGCCCAACTGAACTCGCGCGGCAAGAACAGCCTGCTGCGCGAGCTGGTGGCCCTGGCCGGCCGGACCGGTCTGGTCTACGACGACCAGGCCCTGCTCGAAGCGCTGATGGCCCGCGAGGAGATGTGCAGCACGGCCATCGACGGCGGCATCGCGATCCCGCACCCGCGCCGGCCGCTGCCGTATGAGATCGCCGATTCGGTGCTCGTGGTGGCCAAGGCCGGCGGGGGCGTCGTCTTCGGGGCGCCCGACGGCAAGCTGACCGACCTGTTTTTCCTGACAGCCTCGCAGGACGACGTGCACCACCTGCATATCCTCGCCCGGCTCTGTCGCATGTTCCACGACGACGGCTGGGTCGAGCGCCTGCGCGCGTGCCAGATGAGCGACGAGATGATCGACCTGTTGATCGAGCGCGAGGCAGAAGTGATCGCACAGTCGGCGTGA